A window of Chitinophaga sp. MM2321 contains these coding sequences:
- a CDS encoding SusC/RagA family TonB-linked outer membrane protein, giving the protein MQKTVHGHRAAWWRSRYLTKTLLVMKLALILLFAALLNAHASAVSQTITFSGKNVELKKIFSAIKKQTGHVVFYNTSDLDGTVPVSVSAYNMYLGDFLEIVLKNQSLSYTIEDKTIMLYVKTDSRSAPKKIISDQHIADTSITGKILSADGLPLGRASVTVKGNNSRTVTDEEGNFKIRAAVGETIVVSYVGFQSREIVIRSNGPLNVELTPREKELSGIVVTALGIGRQKRSLGYSVGEVKSEQMSKVPQENVVNALTGKVAGLKISNPGMDINSDPQVVIRGIKSLSGNDAPLIVVDGLPTGNDAGVLSNLSADNIESVSVLKGPSAAALYGSRAGSGVLLVTTKNGSGIKRGIGVTVNSSYATSVPYHFVRQQNQFANGSNGAFDAAQTGWWGPAMGTPAIQWNSNGQAVPLKAYPDNVKNFTQTGNSFINDVSVRGSNEKGNFSLSMTDTRATGTYPGVELKKDAIAFSGSYNITKKVKVSTNINYSYSGSDNFRSQSWDNYPFEDIYFMPNYINVNDVKDYWKVDDIQQNVWDDHFNNPWFTAYVDVNKFQKVNPYGNIKFDWTITSQLSLMARIGTFSQTYITQSQHGWSEVRNRQGSYNYASSNNQETNADFLLTYKKGFGNFSLNLSGGGNLLYQHGSSSSIGGQNLVLPGLYTSSNVDKGFVNYGSSFYKKRINSLYGVASLDYKKVVYLDLTSRNDWSSTLPENNRSYFYPSSSLSLIISDMLRLPSFVSLLKLRGGWAQVGKDTNPYQLSQTLVKSTWGANTIYSLQTTMANNNLKPESIVSSEAGVDLSLFNDRLGFNITYYKVDDKDQIMNVSTPSTTGYTFANVNAGVVSNSGVEIGLHGVPVKTKSLTWDVNLVYTRDRSKLKTLPEGISVFQFWAAQNAYNQTQVGDNIGDVWGNDVVRVADGPYKGWPVLDGNGYVQREPVLKKIGNVINDFTLGFQTNVSYKRFTVSASLDWRQGGKYYSESMLRMTRDGRQESWYKGDGSSTFTGILSNNSFSGNKDQLAQEIKNNPSKYNATNGLTWVGGRTENLGGFPLASTGLSNGAFFPGVRSDGNGGYVENFGGADTKYFAADNIAGGSGYWDQGVQTWMYDASFIKLRELAVAYSFSPAIASSIKAQALSLSVFMRNLIVWTKAKNNIDPESAGYFKTDPGAPYELGYDRANMAPWTAVMGLKLNVQF; this is encoded by the coding sequence ATGCAAAAAACTGTTCATGGGCACCGGGCTGCCTGGTGGAGGTCCCGGTATCTTACCAAAACACTGTTAGTGATGAAACTAGCTCTTATTTTATTATTCGCTGCTCTACTGAATGCGCACGCCAGTGCCGTTTCCCAAACTATTACCTTTTCCGGTAAAAATGTGGAGCTAAAAAAGATTTTCTCGGCCATAAAAAAACAAACCGGCCACGTTGTTTTTTACAATACCTCAGACCTGGATGGTACGGTTCCCGTATCGGTCTCCGCGTATAATATGTACTTGGGCGATTTCCTGGAAATCGTTCTCAAAAACCAGTCTTTAAGCTATACCATTGAAGACAAGACTATAATGCTTTATGTTAAAACGGATAGCCGGTCTGCGCCAAAGAAAATTATTTCGGACCAGCATATTGCGGATACTTCCATTACTGGTAAGATCCTTTCTGCCGATGGCTTGCCGCTGGGCAGGGCATCAGTGACGGTAAAGGGTAATAACTCCAGAACGGTTACGGATGAGGAAGGGAATTTTAAAATAAGGGCCGCCGTCGGCGAAACAATTGTTGTCAGTTATGTTGGTTTCCAATCCAGAGAGATTGTAATTAGAAGTAACGGCCCGCTTAATGTGGAGCTTACACCGCGGGAAAAGGAACTGAGTGGAATTGTAGTGACTGCCCTGGGAATCGGAAGGCAGAAAAGATCGCTTGGATATTCGGTAGGCGAAGTAAAAAGTGAGCAAATGTCTAAGGTGCCGCAGGAAAATGTCGTGAATGCGCTCACGGGCAAAGTAGCCGGTCTTAAGATCAGCAATCCAGGTATGGATATAAACAGCGATCCCCAGGTCGTTATTCGTGGAATAAAATCGCTTTCAGGAAATGATGCGCCGCTTATTGTCGTAGATGGTTTGCCCACCGGCAACGATGCAGGTGTATTGTCCAACCTGAGCGCCGATAACATTGAGAGCGTTTCTGTTTTGAAAGGCCCCAGCGCGGCGGCACTGTATGGATCCCGTGCCGGAAGCGGCGTATTGCTGGTTACCACTAAAAATGGATCGGGTATAAAAAGAGGAATAGGCGTTACCGTAAATTCTTCCTACGCTACAAGCGTACCCTATCACTTCGTGCGGCAGCAGAATCAGTTCGCCAATGGTAGCAATGGTGCATTTGATGCAGCACAAACAGGATGGTGGGGGCCCGCCATGGGCACGCCTGCGATCCAATGGAATTCCAACGGGCAGGCAGTTCCCTTAAAGGCTTATCCTGACAACGTAAAGAATTTTACGCAAACGGGTAACAGCTTTATTAATGATGTGAGCGTTCGCGGTTCTAATGAAAAAGGCAATTTTAGTTTGTCTATGACCGACACCAGGGCAACTGGCACCTACCCGGGCGTGGAACTGAAAAAGGATGCCATCGCTTTTTCCGGATCGTACAACATCACCAAGAAAGTAAAAGTAAGTACCAATATTAATTATTCATATTCAGGATCAGACAACTTCAGATCACAGAGCTGGGATAATTATCCGTTTGAAGATATTTATTTTATGCCTAATTATATTAACGTTAACGACGTTAAGGATTATTGGAAAGTGGATGACATACAACAGAATGTATGGGATGATCATTTCAATAACCCATGGTTTACGGCTTATGTGGACGTCAATAAATTCCAGAAAGTAAATCCTTACGGGAATATCAAATTTGACTGGACCATTACATCGCAATTAAGCCTTATGGCGCGCATAGGTACGTTTAGTCAAACCTACATAACTCAATCCCAGCACGGCTGGTCAGAAGTGCGAAACCGCCAGGGAAGTTATAATTATGCTTCAAGCAATAACCAGGAAACAAATGCGGATTTTCTGCTGACCTATAAAAAAGGGTTCGGTAATTTTTCCCTGAATTTATCCGGCGGTGGTAACTTATTGTACCAGCATGGTTCCAGTTCTTCCATAGGAGGCCAGAACCTTGTGTTGCCGGGATTATATACGTCAAGTAATGTGGACAAGGGCTTCGTAAATTATGGTAGCTCTTTCTATAAAAAAAGGATAAACAGCTTGTATGGCGTGGCCTCACTGGACTATAAAAAAGTGGTTTACCTCGATCTGACCAGCAGAAATGATTGGTCCAGCACACTGCCGGAAAATAACAGGTCCTATTTTTATCCGTCATCCTCGCTGAGCCTCATTATCTCTGATATGCTTCGTTTGCCTTCATTCGTATCGTTGTTGAAACTCCGTGGCGGTTGGGCACAGGTGGGAAAGGATACGAATCCTTATCAACTGTCTCAAACACTTGTCAAATCCACCTGGGGAGCAAACACTATTTATTCCCTGCAAACGACTATGGCAAACAACAATTTAAAGCCTGAAAGTATTGTCTCTTCAGAAGCGGGAGTTGACTTGTCTCTGTTTAATGACAGGTTAGGGTTTAATATTACTTACTACAAGGTTGACGACAAAGACCAGATCATGAATGTAAGCACACCTTCTACGACGGGGTATACTTTTGCAAATGTCAACGCGGGTGTGGTGAGCAATAGTGGCGTAGAGATCGGGCTTCACGGCGTGCCTGTGAAAACCAAGTCGCTTACCTGGGATGTTAATCTCGTTTACACCAGGGACCGCAGCAAGCTAAAGACCCTTCCTGAAGGAATATCAGTGTTTCAGTTCTGGGCCGCTCAGAATGCATACAACCAGACCCAGGTGGGCGATAATATAGGAGATGTTTGGGGAAATGATGTGGTTCGCGTAGCAGATGGGCCTTACAAGGGTTGGCCAGTGCTGGACGGAAACGGGTATGTTCAGCGCGAGCCAGTGCTGAAGAAAATAGGAAATGTCATCAATGATTTCACATTAGGGTTTCAGACAAACGTTTCATATAAAAGGTTTACCGTTTCTGCCAGCTTAGACTGGAGGCAAGGAGGTAAATATTATTCTGAAAGTATGCTGCGCATGACCAGGGATGGACGTCAGGAAAGTTGGTACAAAGGCGATGGTTCAAGCACATTTACCGGAATCCTCAGCAATAATTCTTTCAGTGGCAACAAAGACCAGTTGGCCCAGGAAATTAAAAACAACCCGTCGAAATACAATGCAACCAATGGCCTTACGTGGGTAGGTGGAAGAACAGAGAACCTGGGTGGATTTCCCCTGGCCAGTACAGGACTTTCCAACGGTGCGTTTTTCCCAGGTGTCCGCTCGGATGGTAACGGTGGATACGTCGAGAATTTCGGTGGTGCAGATACCAAATATTTTGCTGCCGATAATATAGCCGGTGGCTCCGGATATTGGGATCAGGGTGTTCAAACCTGGATGTACGATGCTTCCTTTATAAAGCTGAGAGAACTGGCCGTTGCCTATAGTTTTTCCCCTGCAATAGCAAGCAGCATAAAGGCGCAGGCGTTATCGCTTTCTGTTTTCATGAGAAACCTGATCGTGTGGACCAAAGCCAAAAATAATATTGACCCTGAGTCTGCAGGATATTTCAAAACGGATCCTGGAGCTCCTTATGAACTTGGGTATGATCGTGCAAACATGGCTCCATGGACAGCGGTAATGGGTCTTAAACTAAATGTTCAATTCTAG
- a CDS encoding FecR domain-containing protein encodes MDQPKTYHLVRKFIAGQLSPLEQQEFYSLLQDEEYSAEMIAALETLTGDVYTADVMDETLLPLLQRATQTDKPHPLQVVSPVRIHRLHFLRGWGWAAASIMVLFSAGIYFWWQHSRDHIPVKDTSYLAIDIAPGTNKAILNLADGSSVTLDSAGNQTITQGATTIKQSGGQLVYDVHDGNTAVSYNNLVTPRGGNFRVQLPDGSMVWLNAASSLRYPTAFKGKERRVELTGEAYFEVVKNAEMPFRVTVKDRMEIEVLGTSFNINAYTEENSLNATLLEGGVRVLPLHTNEMAVILDPGQQAQIRPSEKMKVVSNVDVEKIMAWKNGLFNFENASLQEVMQQLERWYNIEVVYEKGIPEMNFGGEVSKNVSLAGLLNGLGKAGVHFRIEEGRRLIVMP; translated from the coding sequence ATGGATCAACCAAAAACATATCACTTAGTCCGGAAATTTATAGCAGGTCAGTTGAGCCCTCTGGAGCAACAGGAATTTTATTCCTTGTTGCAGGATGAGGAGTACTCCGCTGAGATGATAGCCGCATTGGAAACCCTGACCGGAGATGTATATACGGCGGATGTTATGGACGAAACCTTGCTGCCCTTATTGCAGCGGGCTACCCAAACAGACAAGCCGCATCCGTTGCAGGTAGTATCACCTGTACGCATACATCGTTTGCATTTTCTGCGTGGATGGGGCTGGGCGGCTGCATCTATTATGGTATTGTTTTCAGCCGGAATTTATTTCTGGTGGCAACATAGCAGGGATCATATACCGGTAAAGGACACCAGTTACCTGGCAATAGATATTGCCCCGGGTACCAACAAAGCCATTCTTAACCTGGCGGACGGTTCTTCTGTTACACTTGATAGTGCAGGTAACCAGACGATCACACAGGGCGCCACCACCATCAAGCAATCAGGTGGCCAGTTAGTGTATGATGTACATGATGGCAACACGGCCGTTAGTTATAATAACCTGGTTACACCGCGTGGCGGCAATTTCAGGGTGCAGTTGCCGGATGGGTCCATGGTATGGCTGAATGCAGCTTCTTCTTTACGCTACCCCACTGCCTTTAAAGGAAAGGAACGTAGGGTGGAGCTTACAGGCGAAGCCTACTTTGAAGTGGTGAAGAATGCGGAAATGCCTTTCCGGGTAACTGTGAAGGACCGGATGGAAATTGAAGTGCTGGGAACCAGCTTTAATATAAATGCCTATACGGAGGAAAATAGCCTGAACGCAACATTACTGGAAGGTGGTGTGCGGGTGCTTCCTCTTCATACAAACGAAATGGCGGTAATCCTGGACCCAGGCCAGCAAGCACAGATCAGACCATCCGAAAAAATGAAAGTAGTCAGCAATGTTGACGTTGAAAAGATCATGGCCTGGAAGAACGGACTGTTCAATTTTGAAAATGCCAGCCTGCAGGAAGTGATGCAGCAGTTGGAAAGGTGGTACAACATTGAGGTGGTATATGAAAAAGGTATTCCGGAGATGAATTTTGGTGGAGAGGTCAGCAAAAATGTAAGTTTGGCCGGACTGCTTAACGGATTGGGAAAAGCAGGCGTCCATTTCCGGATAGAAGAGGGCCGGCGGTTGATCGTAATGCCCTGA
- a CDS encoding sigma-70 family RNA polymerase sigma factor: protein MSTRHTYEEKELLQRVSEGDESAFTALFSQYSTSLGALANKVLQDEAAKQDVLQEVFIKLWLHRDQLPEVHFLRAWLKKITLNESLIYIRKNAAYDKRLSALTFHEYIENGALQSLGVKELQQRVGEFIKRMPEQRRTIFELNRIEGLSTMEIAAKMNLSYGHVRNSLSIAVKSIREHLELVVYLTVLFLALRF, encoded by the coding sequence TTGTCGACCAGGCATACTTACGAGGAAAAGGAGCTACTACAACGGGTATCAGAAGGTGATGAATCGGCCTTCACGGCCCTTTTTAGTCAATATTCAACCTCGCTGGGGGCATTAGCCAATAAAGTACTCCAGGATGAAGCTGCAAAACAGGATGTATTACAGGAAGTATTTATCAAGTTATGGTTGCACCGCGATCAGCTACCAGAGGTCCATTTCTTACGGGCATGGTTAAAAAAGATAACGCTCAACGAATCGCTGATATACATCCGGAAAAATGCGGCTTATGACAAACGTCTGTCTGCCTTAACATTCCATGAATATATAGAAAATGGGGCCCTGCAATCCCTCGGGGTCAAAGAACTGCAGCAGCGTGTTGGTGAATTTATTAAGCGCATGCCCGAACAACGGAGAACTATCTTTGAACTGAATCGGATAGAAGGTCTTTCCACCATGGAAATAGCAGCAAAAATGAATTTGTCTTACGGGCATGTCAGAAATTCATTGAGTATCGCCGTTAAAAGCATCCGGGAGCACCTGGAATTAGTTGTTTATTTGACCGTTTTATTCCTGGCATTGCGGTTTTAA
- a CDS encoding acetyl-CoA C-acyltransferase has product MKDVYIMSAVRTPIGSFGGSLASFTAPALGGIVIKAAVVRINIDPALVQEVFMGHVLSANTGQAPATQAAKLAGLPDLPATAVNKVCASGMKAIMLGAQSIALGQQETVVAGGMESMSNVPYYLDKARNGYRLGHDKIVDGLIKDGLWDVYHDYHMGVAAELCAETFNISREAQDAYAISSYRRAQEAQIAGKFDAEIVEVGVKEDEEIKNVKFEKIPHLRAVFKAGGTVTAANASSLSDGAAALVLMSKEQADRSGLKPMARILSYADAQQAPEWFTTAPAKAIALALKNAALTASQVDYYEINEAFAVVALANNKLSDLDADKVNVNGGAVALGHPLGASGARIITTLLHVLQQRRGRIGVAAICNGGGGASAIVVEYCYP; this is encoded by the coding sequence ATGAAAGATGTATATATTATGTCGGCAGTACGTACGCCGATCGGAAGTTTTGGCGGAAGCCTCGCTTCATTTACTGCACCCGCGCTGGGAGGCATTGTTATTAAAGCGGCGGTAGTACGGATAAATATAGACCCCGCACTCGTACAGGAAGTTTTTATGGGCCATGTATTGTCTGCCAATACAGGGCAGGCGCCGGCTACACAGGCTGCAAAACTGGCTGGTCTGCCTGACTTGCCTGCTACAGCTGTCAATAAAGTTTGTGCTTCCGGAATGAAAGCGATCATGCTGGGCGCACAGAGTATCGCATTGGGTCAGCAGGAAACTGTTGTGGCGGGTGGCATGGAAAGCATGAGCAATGTTCCCTATTACCTCGATAAAGCCCGGAATGGCTACCGGTTAGGCCATGATAAGATCGTTGATGGTTTGATCAAAGACGGCCTGTGGGATGTTTACCACGATTATCATATGGGCGTAGCGGCAGAACTGTGTGCGGAAACCTTCAACATAAGCCGTGAAGCGCAGGATGCATATGCTATTTCCTCCTATCGGCGCGCACAGGAAGCACAGATAGCCGGGAAGTTTGATGCAGAAATAGTGGAGGTAGGGGTGAAGGAAGATGAAGAGATTAAAAATGTAAAATTCGAAAAGATCCCTCACCTGCGGGCTGTATTTAAAGCAGGAGGTACTGTTACCGCCGCCAACGCCTCTTCCCTGAGCGATGGGGCCGCCGCCTTGGTATTGATGAGCAAAGAACAGGCGGACAGATCTGGCCTGAAACCCATGGCCCGCATACTATCCTATGCCGATGCACAACAGGCCCCTGAATGGTTTACAACCGCCCCCGCGAAAGCCATTGCCCTCGCACTTAAAAATGCTGCGCTTACTGCCAGCCAGGTAGACTACTACGAGATCAATGAAGCCTTTGCTGTGGTAGCACTGGCCAACAATAAATTGTCGGACCTGGATGCTGATAAAGTAAACGTGAATGGAGGAGCTGTCGCTTTAGGACATCCGCTGGGCGCCTCCGGTGCCCGGATCATCACTACTTTACTGCATGTGCTGCAACAACGGCGTGGCAGAATAGGCGTGGCCGCTATCTGCAATGGTGGTGGTGGCGCAAGTGCTATCGTGGTGGAATACTGTTATCCTTAA
- a CDS encoding 3-oxoacid CoA-transferase subunit B — MIDKTGIAKRIAKEIKDNSYVNLGIGIPTLVANYIPKGMNVVLQSENGLLGMGPFPFAGEEDPDLINAGKQTVTTLPGSVIFDSAMSFGMIRSQKVDLTILGAMEVAENGDIANWKIPGKMVKGMGGAMDLVASAKNIIVAMQHVNKAGESKLLHRCTLPLTGVRCVKKIVTELAVLDILPEGGFRLLERAPGVTVEMIRAATAGRLIVEGDIPEMQLD, encoded by the coding sequence ATGATAGATAAAACAGGTATTGCGAAACGGATCGCAAAAGAAATAAAGGACAACTCTTATGTAAATCTCGGTATCGGGATACCCACGCTGGTGGCGAATTACATTCCTAAAGGGATGAACGTGGTACTACAGTCAGAGAACGGCCTGCTAGGCATGGGACCTTTCCCTTTCGCCGGAGAAGAAGACCCCGACCTGATTAATGCAGGCAAACAAACCGTTACCACTTTACCGGGATCTGTGATATTTGATTCTGCCATGAGTTTCGGAATGATCCGCTCACAGAAAGTAGACCTCACCATTTTAGGCGCCATGGAAGTCGCTGAAAACGGCGATATCGCCAACTGGAAAATTCCGGGGAAAATGGTCAAAGGCATGGGTGGTGCAATGGACCTGGTGGCATCAGCAAAAAATATCATTGTTGCGATGCAGCATGTCAACAAAGCTGGGGAGAGTAAACTCTTACACCGCTGTACCCTTCCTTTAACCGGTGTAAGATGTGTAAAAAAGATCGTCACGGAATTAGCGGTGCTCGATATTTTACCGGAAGGTGGTTTCCGGTTATTGGAGCGTGCGCCCGGTGTTACCGTAGAAATGATCAGAGCCGCTACAGCGGGCAGGCTGATCGTGGAAGGGGATATTCCTGAAATGCAGTTAGATTGA
- a CDS encoding CoA transferase subunit A: MINKVVANVTEAIKDISDGMTLLIGGFGLCGIPENCIAALVKKRVSGLTCISNNAGVDGFGIGMLLENRQVKKMIASYVGENAEFERQLLSGELEVELIPQGTLATRCMAAGYGMPAIFTPAGVGTEVADGKEIRNFSGKDYLMEYAFDADFAIVKAWKGDTTGNLIFRSTARNFNPLMAMAGKITIAEVEHLVPVGTLDPDQIHTPGIYVHRIFQGDKYEKRIEQRTTR; this comes from the coding sequence ATGATCAATAAAGTTGTTGCAAATGTAACCGAAGCCATCAAAGATATCAGCGACGGTATGACGCTCCTGATCGGGGGATTCGGGTTATGTGGCATTCCGGAAAACTGCATTGCTGCACTCGTGAAGAAAAGGGTCAGTGGTCTTACCTGTATTTCCAACAATGCCGGTGTAGATGGTTTTGGGATCGGAATGCTGTTGGAAAACCGCCAGGTAAAAAAAATGATCGCTTCTTACGTGGGTGAAAATGCGGAATTTGAACGCCAGCTGTTGAGCGGAGAATTAGAAGTAGAGCTCATCCCGCAGGGTACTTTGGCTACCCGTTGTATGGCCGCCGGTTACGGCATGCCGGCTATTTTTACCCCCGCAGGTGTAGGCACTGAAGTGGCGGACGGTAAAGAAATCAGGAACTTTTCAGGAAAAGATTACCTCATGGAATATGCTTTCGATGCAGATTTTGCCATCGTAAAAGCATGGAAAGGTGATACAACCGGTAACCTTATATTCAGGTCTACCGCCCGGAACTTCAACCCACTGATGGCCATGGCAGGTAAGATCACCATTGCGGAAGTAGAACATCTCGTACCGGTGGGTACACTTGATCCGGATCAGATTCATACGCCCGGCATTTATGTACACCGGATTTTCCAGGGAGATAAATATGAAAAACGTATTGAACAGCGAACTACAAGATGA
- a CDS encoding 3-hydroxybutyrate dehydrogenase has product MKKRTVLITGSTSGIGLGIANGFARKGYNIIFNGLEKNGAAIAAEVATFHQVEHLYSPANMLDPASLRSLVQEAAAQFGTVDVLINNAGIQHVSPIEDFPEDKWNDIIAINLTSAFHLIKAAWPLMKAQQFGRIINIASAHGLFASEFKSAYVAAKHGLIGLTKTIALEGAPHNITCNAICPGYVKTPLVEKQVADQAKAHHLPENEVAANIFLAKQAVKSFVPVEVIADTALLFASEGATTITGVALPVDGGWSAQ; this is encoded by the coding sequence ATGAAAAAGCGAACAGTACTTATAACTGGCAGTACCAGCGGGATCGGGCTGGGTATCGCCAACGGGTTTGCCCGGAAAGGCTATAATATTATTTTCAACGGTCTTGAAAAGAATGGCGCGGCCATCGCAGCAGAGGTGGCAACATTCCACCAGGTGGAGCATCTTTACTCACCTGCCAATATGCTTGATCCGGCATCCCTGAGATCACTGGTACAGGAAGCAGCGGCGCAATTCGGAACGGTTGACGTGTTAATCAATAATGCCGGTATTCAACATGTATCTCCCATAGAAGATTTTCCGGAAGATAAATGGAATGATATTATTGCTATCAACCTCACATCCGCCTTTCACCTGATCAAGGCAGCATGGCCGCTTATGAAGGCGCAGCAATTCGGGCGGATCATCAATATTGCTTCGGCACACGGACTATTCGCCTCCGAATTTAAAAGTGCATACGTGGCAGCCAAACACGGATTGATCGGTCTTACCAAAACCATCGCCCTGGAAGGTGCGCCGCATAACATTACCTGCAACGCTATTTGCCCGGGTTATGTAAAAACACCACTGGTAGAAAAACAGGTAGCAGACCAGGCAAAAGCACACCACCTCCCTGAAAACGAAGTAGCGGCAAATATTTTCCTGGCCAAACAGGCCGTTAAATCCTTTGTGCCGGTAGAAGTGATCGCAGACACGGCCCTGCTCTTTGCATCGGAAGGAGCCACCACCATCACCGGCGTTGCATTACCTGTGGACGGTGGCTGGTCTGCACAATGA
- a CDS encoding GntP family permease, which translates to MDIIIILLALLFLMFVAYRGFSVILFAPVAALFAVLMTSPDHVPVFFSGIFMEKVAGFIKLYFPVFLLGAIFGKVIEMSGFATSITRAIINVIGENKSMLAIVFVGAVLTYGGVSLFVVAFALYPFAAELFKAADIPKRLIPGTIALGAFTFTMDALPGSPQIQNIIPTTFFKTDTWAAPWLGLIGSIFIGIIGMSYLEWRRRKARKKGEGYGDTSGSGTTEVNHEKLPPALLAILPLLLVGICNKIFTVLITRHYGLSFDFTSIGISNVAPVEIPKLAAIWAVEAALLAGITLVLLTSFKRIKTNFKSGINISISGALLATLNTASEYGFGGVIAALPGFRHINTGLASAIKDPLVNEAVTTTALAGITGSASGGMSIALATMSETYLAQAAKAGISPEVLHRVAAMASGGMDTLPHNGAVITLLAVTGLTHKQSYIDIFVMTLIKTMAVFLVIALYYLTGIV; encoded by the coding sequence ATGGACATCATCATTATATTACTGGCGTTATTATTCCTGATGTTTGTTGCCTACAGGGGTTTCAGCGTGATCTTGTTTGCACCGGTAGCCGCGTTGTTTGCCGTATTAATGACCAGTCCTGACCATGTGCCTGTTTTTTTCTCTGGCATCTTCATGGAAAAAGTAGCGGGGTTTATCAAACTGTATTTTCCCGTTTTTTTATTGGGCGCCATCTTTGGTAAAGTGATTGAAATGTCAGGCTTCGCAACATCTATTACGCGGGCTATTATCAATGTGATCGGGGAAAACAAATCAATGCTCGCTATTGTATTTGTGGGGGCGGTACTGACGTATGGCGGCGTGTCGCTTTTCGTAGTGGCGTTTGCGTTATATCCGTTTGCAGCAGAATTATTCAAAGCAGCAGACATTCCCAAGCGGCTGATCCCGGGCACGATTGCACTGGGTGCATTTACTTTCACCATGGATGCTTTACCGGGGTCGCCACAGATCCAGAATATCATTCCCACCACCTTCTTTAAAACTGATACCTGGGCAGCGCCCTGGCTGGGGCTGATCGGGAGTATTTTTATAGGCATCATCGGGATGTCTTATCTCGAATGGCGGAGAAGAAAAGCCCGGAAAAAAGGAGAGGGGTACGGTGATACATCAGGTTCCGGAACAACGGAAGTAAACCATGAAAAGTTGCCGCCTGCATTACTCGCCATCTTGCCTTTATTACTGGTAGGTATCTGCAATAAGATATTTACCGTACTGATTACCCGGCATTATGGATTGAGCTTTGATTTTACCAGCATCGGCATCAGTAATGTGGCGCCTGTTGAAATACCAAAACTGGCGGCCATTTGGGCCGTAGAAGCGGCACTGCTGGCAGGGATAACATTGGTTTTGCTGACTTCTTTCAAACGGATAAAAACAAATTTTAAATCCGGTATTAATATTTCCATTAGCGGCGCGTTGCTGGCCACTTTAAACACGGCATCGGAATATGGTTTCGGCGGCGTTATCGCCGCTTTGCCAGGGTTCCGGCATATCAATACGGGGCTGGCATCTGCCATCAAAGATCCGCTGGTAAATGAAGCGGTAACCACTACTGCGCTGGCTGGTATTACCGGCTCCGCTTCCGGTGGTATGAGCATTGCATTGGCCACCATGAGCGAAACCTACCTGGCGCAGGCCGCGAAAGCAGGCATCAGCCCGGAAGTATTACACCGGGTGGCTGCGATGGCCAGCGGTGGTATGGACACCCTGCCACATAATGGCGCAGTCATCACATTGCTGGCGGTAACAGGATTGACGCATAAACAATCTTATATCGATATTTTTGTGATGACCCTTATCAAAACGATGGCCGTATTCCTGGTTATCGCGCTCTATTATCTTACCGGAATTGTATAA